GCGCCCAATGGTCCGCAGTCGTGGTGATTATTGGTACCCTTCAATTTGACATGCTCTCCGTTCAGAAAAAAGCCTTCGGACGGATCAAACCGGAACGTTCTGATTCCGGTATCGGTCTCGTAGCGATCCATCAGGCGTCCATCGTCCATCAGACGCGCTTCAAACCGGTAAAGATGCGGATCCTCAATCGACCACATTTGTGGTTCCGCCACTTCCAGTACCTGCTCCACCATCACCGTGTCGCCGATCCCGGAGTTCACATTTTGTGAACTTTCTGCAACAATGCGGCCCTGGCGGTCGCGCAGGGTAAGTTCGAGGGTCAGGCTGCGGCTTTCTGTGGAACCGTTTGCGATTTCGGCGGTTGCCCTGAGAAGAGCGGACTCGCGGGTAAGCGTTTCGGTCCGGATAAAGACGCCGCCCGGTGGAAAATGAACCGGACTGGAAAACAGGAGATCGACATTTCGGTAAATTCCCGCCCCGGTGTACCATCGTGAGTTGGGCTGGTCGCGTGTATCGGCTCTCACAGCCAGAATATTTTTCTGGCCGGGAGGATGCAAAAAGGGCGTAAGGTCATAGTGGATGGTTACGTAACCGTAAGGCCGGGATCCCAGATGGTGGCCATTCAGCCAGACGTCACTGTTGCGGTATATGCCTCCGAAGCGGATCGCAACACGTTGATCGGCGGTACTGTCCGGGAGTGTGAACGATTTGCGGTACCAACCCACGCCGGCAAACGTATAACCGCCATCGGGACCCGTGGCATATGCCGAGTCAAACGGCTGCTCTATGCTGTAATCGTGCGGCAGATCGACCATCCGCCATCCGCTGTCATCAAACCCCGGGGCTTCCGCTCCGGGCTGATCGTGCAACGCAAATTTCCAGTCGCTGTTGATCCGCTGTTCGCCGGGTTGCGGGTAATCGGTGGCGCATGCGGAAAATATCAGAGCCATGCATGCCGTCACAACGGTGTTCCTGTACCACATTATTCTCCTCCAAGGATATATTGCCGGGTTAGTGCCTGGCAATATATCCACTCGGGAAGAGAAAAACCGCTTTTTGGGTCGAGATGGTAAATCCGTTCTGTCCCTTTTGGAGAAGTTGTTCCGGATGGTTCCGTTAATCACAGAAGTGGCCACTGCGGTGGATGGAGTGATGGCTCTCATTCAACACCGCATGCCACCGGATGGATTCAATGCATTCGCTTGTGGCTCCGGACCAGACCAGCACGCTTTGCCTGTCTCGCGATTTTCGGGCGGGGCGGGGCGGCGGCGGCGGCTCCTCCGTGCAGAGCCGTCAAATCGGTTAATCCAGCTCTTCGACTCCCCGCATCACATCCTTGAAAAACTGGCCGGAGCGTGACGGGGTGTAATCCCAATCGAGAATCAGCTGCGGCGACCAGACCGGATCGAATACCCAGGCCACCCAGGAAATCCCCTTATCCTGAAAATATTTCATGAGGGTTCGGCCGTATTCTTCATCGCCGATACAGGGGATATGCGCGCCGGGGTCATCTTCCTGCATGAAACCGATTTCGGTTGCGATAACCGGGTAAGTGTCGGCGGCAAAACCGAAATCAATCTCCCATTGCGGCACCCAGGGTTGGTCCCGTTTTTGCGGATAGGGGTGGCTGACATAGGCGATGCCCGGGATATCGAGCGGTGCGTAATTAAGCGGGGTGAGATCGTAGGCCCAGTCGAATCCGCCGACCAGCGGAATGGCGTCGGGATTGTTGGCCCGGATGACGGCGATGATATCGGTTACGATTTCAGACCACTCCGCCCAGGTCAGTCGCCCCAGCTCTCCGTTGTAAGTTGTCGGTTCATTGAAAATTTCGTAGAGTGCCACGGTGGGCTCATCGGCATAGCGGCGTGCGATGATGTACCAGAACTCGAGGGTCTCCGCCATGGTAGTGTTGTACATTTCATGCTGGAACAGTTCGGTACGCAGGTTTCCGATGGAATGCCAGTCGATAATCACATAGAGCTCATACTCCTTGGCCCATTCGACGGCCTGATCGAGCAATTCCAGGTAATTTTCGGGACCGCGTTCGCGCCAGGCGCTGGGGTGTACCGGAAGCCGTATCACGTTGGAGCCCCACTCCCGCGCGGTTCGGAACAGATCCTCTCTCCACTCTCCAATGCTCATCAACCGATCGGGATCGGAGAAATTGATTCCCTGGAATATGATGGTATCCCCATATTCATTGACAAAGCTGTTTCCTTGCACAAAAATCTGCGGAAGGCTTTCCGGGCTTCGGGCTTCGGCTACATTCATACCCGCGGCAAAGATCATCAGTGACAGCAACAAGACAAATTTTTTCATTTTACCCATGGTTTGATTTGGAAAAGTTGTGTATCCGTTTGGATGTCCCGCACTCGATCCTGCCACTCATTCAGATGCTACAAAACGATTTTGCGGAAATCCATCCGAACACATGGACAAGAATCCCCCCTCCTTTTATAGTAAATCCATTTGATTTAATAATTACTTCCTTATAAGTACGGCAGATCAAACCAGAAAAGCAACGGGGCGTAATAAAAAAAATCCGGTTTGTTCGTTAAACCCGGTATATTCCAGCCAATTCTTCCGATTGACCATATTTTATTTTTCTCTGCCAGCGCACATTCTGCCTTTTTATGACCTATCTCTCTGTCGAACAGCTTTCCAAGTCGTACGGCCTCAAGCCACTTTTCGAGCATCTCACTTTCGGGATTTCGAGAGGAGACAAGACCGCGCTGGTGGCCCCGAACGGAACCGGTAAATCCACGCTGCTGCGGGTACTGGCAGGCAGCGAAACTCCGGATAATGGTGAGGTGATGGTGCGTAACGGCATTCACCTGGGATTCCTGGAGCAGGAACCCGTACTCGACGACCGGATGACCATTCGCGAATACATTGCCGGTGGGGAATCCAAAATTCTGGAGGTGATTCGTGAATACGAAGCGGCCACCCGGGCGCAGGCCGAGACATACAGCGCATCCACCCACGCACGGTTTGAGAAGGCAATGGCAGCCATGCATGCCGCCGATGCATGGGACTACGAACAGCGGATGCATCAGATCCTTAGTAAACTCCAAATCACCGAACTCGACCAGCCGATCGCTTCCCTTTCCGGTGGTGAACGCAAACGGGTGGCGCTGGGCTTCGTACTGCTGGACAACCCCGATCTTCTGCTACTGGACGAACCGACCAACCACCTGGATGTGACCATGATCGAGTGGCTGGAGCAATACCTGGCTACCGCAAATACCACCTTGCTGATGGTGACACACGACCGGTACTTCCTGGATCGCGTTTGCAACCATATCATCGAAATCGACCACGGTAAACTGTATCAGCACAACGGCAACTACAGCTACTATCTCAGAAAAAAGGCCGAACGCCTGGAAGTGGAGCAGGTGGCGACCGACAAGGCGGGGCAGCTTCTGAAGAAAGAGATTGAGTGGATGCGGCGCATGCCAAAAGCGCGCGGAACCAAATCGAAGTCACGTATTGCCGATTTCTATGACACGGCGGAGAAGGCAAAAAAGCGGAAAGAGGGTCCCGATTTGCGCCTGGAAGTGAATATGCAGCGCATGGGCAAGAAAATCGTGGAGGTCAGCGGACTGAAGAAGCGATTCGGTGACACCGTCATTCTGGACGGTTTTTCCTATTCGTTCAGCCGCGGGGAAAGGATCGGCATAATCGGGAACAACGGCACGGGCAAAACAACGTTTTTGAATGTCATCACACAGGAAGAACCGGCCGACGCCGGCGAAATCGATACCGGCAGCACCATTGTCTACGGGCATTACCGGCAGAAAGGCATCGACCTGGATGAAAACATGCGGGTTATTGATGTGCTGAAGGAGATCGCCGAGGTCATCGAGCTGGCTGACGGCCGCAGAATTTCGGCTTCGCAATTCCTGGAGCACTTCATGTTCTCCCCGAAAATGCAGTACACCCCGGTGGGCAAGCTGAGCGGCGGTGAACGCAGGCGGCTCGGCCTGATGATGGTGCTCATCAAAAATCCCAACTTCCTGATTCTGGACGAACCGACCAACGACCTTGATCTGGACACCCTGAACCGCCTGGAGGATTTTCTGATGAACTTCGGAGGATGCCTCATCATCGTGTCACACGACCGGTTCTTCATGGACAAGCTTGTCCAGCACTATTTTATCTTCGAGGGGAACGGGGTGATCCGTGATTTTAACGGGACCTATCGCGAGTACCGGGAGAAGTTGGAGATGGAACAGGCCGGCAATTCGGGCGAAACCGACGGCGGCAAGCGGCAGAGTCCATCCGCATCCAAAGGAGAAAGCCGGTCAGACGCCGCCGATACAGCCAACACAGCATCCACCGATCCGAAAAAAAGAAAACTTACCTACAAGGAGCGCAAGGAATATCAAAAGCTTGAGCAGGAGATCGGAGAACTGGAGGCGGAAAAGGCGGAACTGGAGTCGGCCCTGAGTACCGGCGACCTGGAGTACGATGAGCTGCAGCGCATGTCGCTTCGATACGGCGAGCTGGATGGAATCATCGATGCCAAAACAATGCGCTGGATGGAGCTGGAGGAGCGATCCTCCAACTGAACATGGCCATGCCGGTCAGCGCTCCACGCTTCGCAGCTATCCCCGTTTGCTGCGGGGATGCGGCACCGGATTTTTTGCGCCGGACTTTTGCGGCGGATTTTAGCGCCGGACTTTTGCACCAGATATTTTCGCCGGACT
The sequence above is drawn from the Balneolales bacterium ANBcel1 genome and encodes:
- a CDS encoding cellulase family glycosylhydrolase, with the protein product MKKFVLLLSLMIFAAGMNVAEARSPESLPQIFVQGNSFVNEYGDTIIFQGINFSDPDRLMSIGEWREDLFRTAREWGSNVIRLPVHPSAWRERGPENYLELLDQAVEWAKEYELYVIIDWHSIGNLRTELFQHEMYNTTMAETLEFWYIIARRYADEPTVALYEIFNEPTTYNGELGRLTWAEWSEIVTDIIAVIRANNPDAIPLVGGFDWAYDLTPLNYAPLDIPGIAYVSHPYPQKRDQPWVPQWEIDFGFAADTYPVIATEIGFMQEDDPGAHIPCIGDEEYGRTLMKYFQDKGISWVAWVFDPVWSPQLILDWDYTPSRSGQFFKDVMRGVEELD
- a CDS encoding ABC-F family ATP-binding cassette domain-containing protein; the protein is MTYLSVEQLSKSYGLKPLFEHLTFGISRGDKTALVAPNGTGKSTLLRVLAGSETPDNGEVMVRNGIHLGFLEQEPVLDDRMTIREYIAGGESKILEVIREYEAATRAQAETYSASTHARFEKAMAAMHAADAWDYEQRMHQILSKLQITELDQPIASLSGGERKRVALGFVLLDNPDLLLLDEPTNHLDVTMIEWLEQYLATANTTLLMVTHDRYFLDRVCNHIIEIDHGKLYQHNGNYSYYLRKKAERLEVEQVATDKAGQLLKKEIEWMRRMPKARGTKSKSRIADFYDTAEKAKKRKEGPDLRLEVNMQRMGKKIVEVSGLKKRFGDTVILDGFSYSFSRGERIGIIGNNGTGKTTFLNVITQEEPADAGEIDTGSTIVYGHYRQKGIDLDENMRVIDVLKEIAEVIELADGRRISASQFLEHFMFSPKMQYTPVGKLSGGERRRLGLMMVLIKNPNFLILDEPTNDLDLDTLNRLEDFLMNFGGCLIIVSHDRFFMDKLVQHYFIFEGNGVIRDFNGTYREYREKLEMEQAGNSGETDGGKRQSPSASKGESRSDAADTANTASTDPKKRKLTYKERKEYQKLEQEIGELEAEKAELESALSTGDLEYDELQRMSLRYGELDGIIDAKTMRWMELEERSSN